From Bermanella sp. WJH001:
AATGCCAATAGGTCTTTTAAGCTTTCTTTGATAAATGGCAATGTTATCTTAGATCCGGTGAAGGCGGCGTTGGCAATAACGCGTTTTAATGCCCCTTCTAGCTCACGCACATTGGATCGGATTTTCTGAGCAACAAAAAAGGCCGCTTCATGGGGAAGATCAATACCTTCCTGTTCAGCCTTCTTCATTAATATGGCTACACGGGTTTCTAACTCAGGTGGCTCAACCGCCACCGTTAGACCCCAACCAAAACGACTTTTAAGACGGTCTTCCAATCCATCGATTTCTTTGGGGTAGCGATCACAGGTCAAAATCATCTGCTGACCACCTTCTAATAAAGCATTAAAGGTGTGAAAGAATTCTTCTTGGCTGCGCTCTTTACCTGCAAAAAACTGAATATCATCGATCAATAAAGCATCAACCGAACGGTAATAACGCTTAAATTCATTAATTGCGTTTAATTGTAGGGCCTTCACCATATCAGCCACAAAGCGTTCAGAATGCAAATAAACCACTTTAGCATTGGGGTTTTGGCTTTGAATATGATTACCCACAGCGTGCATTAAGTGAGTTTTACCTAAACCAACCCCACCATATATAAAGAGTGGGTTGTAAGAACCACCTGCATTTTGCGAAACCTGCTGAGCAGCCGCATGAGCCAGTTGGTTGGATTTACCTTCAACAAACGTATCAAAGGTAAAACGTTTATTAAGGCTGCTCTGATGTTGAATACTGCCTTCAACTTGAACCTTACGTTTAGGCTCCTTAATAACAGCTGGGCTTGAAGCCTGAGGTTTAGCCGCTATTTGAGAGCTTTGTGCAGGCTCTGACGCGATTCGCGGCTCAACCTTTGGTTCAGGTTTAACTGGCGCAGGCGCGATAAAGGCAGGCGCACTAGATTGTGCCCCGATATCCAACTGAAACGACAAAACTTGCCCACCATTCAATTCTTCAAGCAAAGATTGAATACGGTTAGAAAATTTATCTTTCACCCAATCCTTAACAAATCGGTTTGGGGCAGACACAACCAAGCCAGAATCAGTTTCACTGGCTCTTAGTGGGCGTATCCAAGTATTAAATTGTTGTGCCGGTAACTCATCTTGCAAGCACCTGACGCATTCATCCCATAATGCCAGCACGGCTGGACTCCATCTTTAAACAGCAGAGCATTGTACCAATTTTATTAAAGTTATCCACAGAAACCCTGTTAAACTGTTGTGGATTACATATGTGTATAAACGGGACGGAATTGTGAATAACCACTAAAAGATTACCTGTTGTGTATAACCACTCATTTCATCAACAAGTTATCTTGCAGTTTTACTCAGTTTTTACGTTCTATATACAAGGGTTATCATCTCTGTAAAGCATTGTATT
This genomic window contains:
- the dnaA gene encoding chromosomal replication initiator protein DnaA; its protein translation is MLALWDECVRCLQDELPAQQFNTWIRPLRASETDSGLVVSAPNRFVKDWVKDKFSNRIQSLLEELNGGQVLSFQLDIGAQSSAPAFIAPAPVKPEPKVEPRIASEPAQSSQIAAKPQASSPAVIKEPKRKVQVEGSIQHQSSLNKRFTFDTFVEGKSNQLAHAAAQQVSQNAGGSYNPLFIYGGVGLGKTHLMHAVGNHIQSQNPNAKVVYLHSERFVADMVKALQLNAINEFKRYYRSVDALLIDDIQFFAGKERSQEEFFHTFNALLEGGQQMILTCDRYPKEIDGLEDRLKSRFGWGLTVAVEPPELETRVAILMKKAEQEGIDLPHEAAFFVAQKIRSNVRELEGALKRVIANAAFTGSKITLPFIKESLKDLLALQDKQVSIDNIQRIVAEYYKIKVADLLSKRRSRSVARPRQVAMALSKELTNHSLPEIGNAFGGRDHTTVLHGVRKIKELRETNADISEDYKNLLRSLTS